The Amycolatopsis sp. DG1A-15b genome window below encodes:
- a CDS encoding FAD-dependent oxidoreductase: MIGDVLVVGASAAGLATVEALRRKGYGGRVTVLGAEAHLPYDRPPLSKQVLGGSWTPAQAQLRTPEALSALAAEFVLGDPAVRLDAGARTVHTATGRTLTADAVVLATGLRPRTLPGQDGLGGVHVLRTLDDTLALRADLAPGKRVVVVGDGVLGAEIAATVCAAGVPVTLAGPQPAPLASQFGPLAAGLLAELHATRGVELRLGSAVTGLAADDGRVTGVRLASGDVLPADVVVVAFGAAPATDWLAGSGVLCDNGVVCDSRCRAADGIYAAGDVARWHHEGLDALLRLENRTNATEQAVAVAGNVLGEDRPYTPVPYFWTNQFDARIHVHGTLSADAEVSVVEGEPRAGRFVAQYRRGDAVTGVLGWNMPKQARLRRQDIAGAVLAGRP; encoded by the coding sequence ATGATCGGCGACGTCCTGGTCGTCGGGGCCTCGGCCGCCGGGCTCGCGACCGTGGAAGCTTTGCGCCGCAAGGGTTACGGGGGCCGCGTGACGGTACTGGGCGCCGAGGCCCACCTGCCGTACGACCGGCCGCCGCTGTCCAAGCAGGTCCTCGGCGGGAGCTGGACGCCCGCGCAGGCGCAGCTGCGGACGCCGGAGGCGCTGTCGGCATTGGCCGCCGAGTTCGTGCTCGGCGACCCGGCGGTGCGGCTGGACGCGGGTGCGCGGACCGTCCACACGGCGACCGGGCGCACCCTGACGGCGGACGCGGTCGTGCTCGCCACCGGGCTGCGGCCGCGCACCCTGCCCGGGCAGGACGGCCTCGGCGGCGTCCACGTGCTGCGCACCCTCGACGACACGCTGGCCCTGCGCGCGGACCTCGCGCCGGGCAAGCGTGTGGTGGTCGTCGGGGACGGCGTGCTCGGCGCGGAGATCGCCGCGACCGTGTGCGCGGCGGGCGTGCCGGTCACCCTCGCGGGCCCGCAGCCCGCGCCGCTGGCCTCCCAGTTCGGTCCCCTCGCCGCGGGCCTGCTCGCCGAACTGCACGCCACGCGCGGTGTCGAGCTGCGGCTCGGCTCCGCGGTCACCGGGCTCGCCGCGGACGACGGCCGGGTCACCGGGGTGCGGCTGGCGTCCGGCGACGTGCTGCCCGCCGACGTCGTCGTGGTCGCCTTCGGGGCCGCGCCGGCGACGGACTGGCTGGCGGGCAGCGGGGTGCTGTGCGACAACGGCGTCGTGTGCGACTCCCGCTGCCGGGCGGCGGACGGGATCTACGCGGCGGGTGACGTCGCCCGCTGGCACCACGAGGGGCTCGACGCGCTGCTGCGGCTGGAAAACCGGACCAACGCCACCGAGCAGGCGGTCGCCGTCGCGGGGAACGTCCTCGGCGAAGACCGCCCGTACACGCCGGTGCCCTACTTCTGGACCAACCAGTTCGACGCCCGGATCCACGTGCACGGGACGTTGTCCGCGGACGCCGAAGTGTCCGTTGTGGAGGGTGAGCCGCGCGCGGGCCGGTTCGTGGCGCAGTACCGCCGCGGGGA
- a CDS encoding ferredoxin produces MKVTVDEAKCCGAGTCVMLAPDVFDQRDDDGIVILLDEHPGEALHGVVREAASVCPGVAISVSEQG; encoded by the coding sequence ATGAAGGTCACCGTGGACGAAGCCAAGTGCTGCGGGGCAGGCACCTGCGTCATGCTCGCCCCGGACGTGTTCGACCAGCGCGACGACGACGGCATCGTCATCCTGCTCGACGAGCACCCCGGCGAAGCGCTGCACGGAGTCGTGCGCGAGGCGGCGAGCGTGTGCCCCGGTGTGGCGATTTCGGTCAGCGAGCAGGGATGA
- a CDS encoding TetR/AcrR family transcriptional regulator, with amino-acid sequence MTDRAQATRERLLVAAERLYAEHGVPAVSNRQIGEAAGQGNNTAVGYHFGTRTELVRAIVRKHTGPIERLRGRRLDEGGHAGLRDWLGCLVHPTTEHLAELGAPTWFARFAAQVMTEPSLRTVAIEETLTSPSLARTLAGLYRCLPGLPAEVRAERNDITRLVLMNAMAERERALADGVGTPRAGWRDTATALTDVLAGLWLAPVTK; translated from the coding sequence GTGACGGACCGCGCGCAGGCGACGCGGGAGCGGCTCCTCGTGGCGGCGGAACGCCTCTACGCCGAACACGGCGTGCCGGCCGTGTCCAACCGGCAGATCGGCGAGGCGGCCGGGCAGGGGAACAACACGGCCGTCGGCTACCACTTCGGCACCCGGACCGAGCTGGTGCGGGCCATCGTCCGCAAGCACACCGGGCCGATCGAGCGGCTGCGTGGTCGCCGGCTGGACGAGGGCGGCCACGCCGGGCTGCGGGACTGGCTCGGGTGCCTGGTGCACCCCACCACCGAGCACCTGGCCGAGCTGGGCGCGCCCACCTGGTTCGCCCGGTTCGCCGCCCAGGTGATGACCGAGCCGTCACTGCGCACGGTCGCCATCGAGGAGACGCTGACGTCCCCGTCGCTGGCGCGGACCCTCGCGGGCCTCTACCGGTGCCTGCCCGGCCTGCCCGCCGAAGTCCGCGCCGAACGCAACGACATCACCCGCCTCGTGCTGATGAACGCGATGGCCGAGCGCGAACGCGCCCTCGCCGACGGCGTGGGCACCCCGAGGGCCGGCTGGCGCGACACCGCCACCGCTCTCACCGACGTACTGGCCGGGCTGTGGCTCGCGCCGGTCACCAAGTAA
- a CDS encoding cytochrome P450: MTPSHTDPLPRFPFEAATALAPPAEWAEFRAKCPVARVALASGDEAALITRYDDVKSVLSDPRFTRPTPADNAARVADTESGGVFNSEMASVLPQHGEDHLTWRRLIGKWFTAKRMNALRPGMAAMAEQLIDEMVAKGAPGDLKAGLAFPLPVWVICDMLGVPDTDRDRFAHWSDVMLSMTRYTQAEFDAAQAEFGRYMGGHLAAKRAEPGEDILSALIADGAGWSDAKLAATGIGLLIAGHETTANMIAKMTAMLLADRSRWEQLLADPSLVRTAVEEALRADANAGVGMQRYLTEEFEVGGTVLPAGTTAMCSMAAANRDEDAFENAAELDLTRSPNPHLAFGAGAHACLGQPLARTELQVVLEVLLRKLPSLELAVPADELRRVEGLAVGGLRELPVRW, translated from the coding sequence ATGACGCCAAGCCACACCGACCCGTTGCCGCGTTTCCCGTTCGAGGCCGCCACCGCGCTGGCGCCGCCGGCCGAGTGGGCCGAGTTCCGGGCGAAGTGCCCGGTCGCCCGCGTCGCGCTGGCCAGCGGGGACGAGGCCGCCCTGATCACCCGCTACGACGACGTCAAGAGCGTCCTGTCCGACCCGCGGTTCACCCGGCCGACGCCGGCGGACAACGCGGCCCGCGTCGCCGACACCGAATCGGGCGGGGTGTTCAACAGCGAGATGGCGTCCGTGCTCCCGCAGCACGGCGAAGACCACCTGACGTGGCGGCGCCTGATCGGCAAGTGGTTCACCGCCAAGCGGATGAACGCGCTGCGACCCGGCATGGCGGCGATGGCCGAGCAGCTCATCGACGAGATGGTCGCGAAGGGTGCGCCCGGCGACCTCAAGGCCGGCCTCGCCTTCCCGCTGCCGGTCTGGGTCATCTGCGACATGCTCGGCGTGCCCGACACCGACCGCGACCGGTTCGCCCACTGGTCCGACGTCATGCTCAGCATGACCCGCTACACGCAGGCGGAGTTCGACGCGGCGCAGGCGGAGTTCGGCCGGTACATGGGCGGGCACCTCGCGGCCAAGCGGGCCGAGCCGGGCGAGGACATCCTCAGCGCGCTGATCGCCGACGGCGCCGGCTGGTCCGACGCGAAGCTGGCCGCCACCGGCATCGGCCTGCTCATCGCCGGCCACGAGACCACCGCGAACATGATCGCGAAGATGACGGCGATGCTGCTCGCCGACCGGAGCCGGTGGGAGCAGCTGCTGGCCGATCCTTCGCTGGTGCGCACGGCGGTCGAGGAAGCCCTGCGGGCGGACGCCAACGCGGGCGTGGGCATGCAGCGCTACCTCACCGAGGAGTTCGAGGTCGGCGGCACGGTGCTGCCGGCCGGGACCACCGCGATGTGCAGCATGGCCGCGGCCAACCGCGACGAGGACGCCTTCGAGAACGCCGCCGAACTGGACCTGACCCGCAGCCCGAACCCGCACCTGGCCTTCGGCGCCGGCGCGCACGCGTGCCTCGGGCAGCCGCTGGCCCGCACCGAGCTGCAGGTCGTGCTGGAAGTGCTGCTGCGCAAGCTGCCGTCGCTGGAGCTCGCGGTCCCGGCGGACGAGCTGCGGCGGGTCGAGGGGCTCGCGGTCGGCGGGCTGCGGGAACTGCCCGTCCGCTGGTGA
- a CDS encoding pyridoxamine 5'-phosphate oxidase family protein has protein sequence MTAWRECEAAEPEFARRVRALFDAHKHKTIATLRADGSPRISGIETVFEDGELVFGSMPNARKGADLRRDPRFALHSATVDPVDGEEARWPGEAKIAGRARTEDGERFVADVAEVVHTHLNEAATLLVVEWWTPGGGLRRVERE, from the coding sequence ATGACGGCGTGGCGGGAGTGCGAAGCGGCGGAGCCGGAGTTCGCGCGGCGGGTGCGGGCCCTGTTCGACGCCCACAAGCACAAGACGATCGCGACCCTGCGGGCCGACGGCTCGCCGCGGATCTCGGGCATCGAAACGGTCTTCGAGGACGGTGAGCTGGTCTTCGGGTCGATGCCGAACGCGCGCAAGGGCGCGGACCTGCGGCGGGATCCGCGGTTCGCGCTGCACAGCGCGACGGTCGACCCGGTGGACGGCGAAGAGGCGCGGTGGCCGGGGGAGGCGAAGATCGCCGGGCGGGCGCGCACCGAGGACGGCGAGCGGTTCGTGGCCGACGTCGCCGAGGTCGTGCACACCCACCTGAACGAGGCGGCGACGCTGCTGGTGGTCGAGTGGTGGACGCCCGGCGGCGGCCTGCGCAGGGTCGAGCGCGAATAA
- a CDS encoding TetR/AcrR family transcriptional regulator, translated as MDERKPKRADARRNEKALLDAAAAVFVASGVDAPVRDIAAKAGVGMGTIYRHFPTRADLVIAVFRHQVDACTEAGPALLAANDSPYAALAQWIDLFVDFLVTKHGLAGALQSDSAGFESLHAYFLDRLVPVCAELLDAAAAAGEIRAAVAPLDLMRGVGNLCIGADDPRYDARRMVKVLVAGLRCATMGT; from the coding sequence GTGGACGAGCGCAAGCCCAAGCGGGCGGATGCCCGGCGCAACGAAAAGGCACTGCTGGACGCGGCGGCGGCGGTCTTCGTCGCGTCGGGCGTGGACGCGCCGGTGCGGGACATCGCGGCGAAGGCCGGCGTCGGGATGGGCACCATCTACCGCCACTTCCCGACCCGGGCGGACCTCGTCATCGCGGTCTTCCGGCACCAGGTGGACGCCTGCACGGAGGCGGGGCCGGCCCTGCTGGCCGCGAACGACTCGCCGTACGCCGCGCTGGCGCAGTGGATCGACCTGTTCGTCGACTTCCTGGTGACCAAGCACGGGCTCGCCGGTGCCCTCCAGTCGGACAGTGCCGGCTTCGAGTCGCTGCACGCGTACTTCCTCGACCGGCTCGTGCCGGTGTGCGCCGAGCTGCTCGACGCCGCCGCCGCGGCCGGCGAGATCCGGGCGGCGGTGGCGCCCCTGGACCTCATGCGCGGGGTCGGCAACCTCTGCATCGGAGCGGACGACCCCCGGTACGACGCGCGCCGGATGGTGAAAGTCCTCGTCGCCGGGCTGCGGTGCGCGACCATGGGGACATGA
- a CDS encoding aldo/keto reductase, translated as MQYRTLGRTGVQVSTLALGAMNFGAIGRVTQDEATAIVDAALEAGINLVDTADMYGQGESETIVGRAIAGRRDDLVLATKATMPMGEERNHRGNSRRWLVRALEDSLRRLDVDHVDLYQLHRWDPATSDEEALSALTDLQRAGKIRYFGSSTFPAYRIVQAQWAAREHHLGRYVTEQPSYSILQRGIEAHVLPVTEEYGMGVLAWSPLASGWLSGAVRAGREITTSRAAVLPERFDLDVPANRARLDAVEKLAKLAEQAGLTLIQLALGFVTAHPGVTSALIGPRTLDHLRSQLEAADTVLPADVLDEIDAVVAPGTDLAPGEKFDTPPALLDPSLRRRR; from the coding sequence ATGCAGTACCGCACCTTGGGCCGCACCGGCGTCCAAGTCAGCACCCTCGCGCTCGGCGCGATGAACTTCGGCGCCATCGGGCGCGTCACCCAGGACGAGGCGACGGCCATCGTCGACGCCGCGCTCGAAGCCGGCATCAACCTCGTCGACACCGCCGACATGTACGGCCAGGGCGAGTCGGAGACGATCGTCGGCCGGGCGATCGCCGGCCGCCGCGACGACCTCGTGCTGGCCACGAAGGCGACCATGCCGATGGGCGAAGAGCGCAACCACCGCGGCAACTCGCGCCGCTGGCTGGTCCGCGCACTCGAGGACAGCCTGCGCCGCCTCGACGTCGACCACGTCGACCTCTACCAGCTCCACCGCTGGGACCCGGCCACGAGTGATGAGGAAGCGCTTTCCGCGCTGACCGACCTGCAGCGCGCGGGCAAGATCCGGTACTTCGGGTCGTCGACGTTCCCCGCGTACCGCATCGTCCAGGCGCAGTGGGCCGCCCGCGAGCACCACCTCGGCCGGTACGTCACCGAGCAGCCGAGCTACTCGATCCTGCAGCGCGGCATCGAAGCCCACGTGCTGCCGGTGACCGAGGAGTACGGCATGGGCGTGCTGGCGTGGAGCCCGCTGGCGTCGGGCTGGCTGTCGGGCGCGGTCCGCGCGGGCCGGGAGATCACCACCAGCCGCGCGGCGGTCCTGCCGGAGCGCTTCGACCTCGACGTTCCCGCCAACCGGGCCCGGCTCGACGCCGTCGAGAAGCTGGCCAAGCTCGCCGAACAGGCCGGGCTCACCTTGATCCAGCTCGCGCTCGGCTTCGTCACCGCGCACCCCGGCGTGACGAGCGCGCTCATCGGCCCGCGCACCCTGGACCATCTGCGCTCGCAGCTCGAAGCCGCCGACACCGTGCTGCCCGCCGACGTCCTGGACGAGATCGACGCGGTCGTCGCCCCGGGCACCGACCTGGCCCCGGGCGAGAAGTTCGACACCCCGCCGGCCCTGCTCGACCCGTCGCTGCGGCGGCGCCGATGA
- a CDS encoding LLM class flavin-dependent oxidoreductase, producing MRFGILTAPMQVGYDEILRVWREADTVPEIEHAWLFDHLMPIGGDPDGPIFEGWTLLSALAAQTSRLRIGLLVTSNRFRPPALLAKIATTVDIVSGGRLDFGIGAGSRPSHPLARREYDAHGLPYHSQEDAVAALAEACTVIRRLWTSPEPFDFEGEHVRLTGAFGNPRPVQSPHPPIMIGGRASATLRVVAEHANLWNIPGGGDIADLAARSRLLDKYCAEIGRDPAEITRSIFLPVDYEHPETTRAKIAEAADAGFGHFVLGLGNPYPEGVAQWVADELIRR from the coding sequence ATGAGGTTCGGCATCCTGACCGCACCGATGCAGGTGGGGTACGACGAGATCCTGCGCGTCTGGCGCGAAGCGGACACGGTGCCGGAGATCGAGCACGCGTGGCTGTTCGACCACCTGATGCCGATCGGCGGCGACCCGGACGGCCCGATCTTCGAGGGCTGGACGCTGCTTTCGGCGCTGGCGGCCCAGACGTCGCGGCTGCGCATCGGCCTGCTGGTCACCAGCAACCGGTTCCGCCCACCGGCGCTGCTGGCGAAGATCGCCACGACGGTCGACATCGTTTCCGGCGGCCGGCTCGACTTCGGCATCGGCGCGGGCTCCCGGCCGAGCCACCCGCTGGCCCGGCGGGAGTACGACGCGCACGGCCTGCCGTACCACAGTCAAGAGGACGCCGTGGCGGCCCTGGCCGAGGCGTGCACGGTCATCCGTCGCTTGTGGACTTCACCGGAGCCGTTCGACTTCGAAGGTGAGCACGTCCGGCTGACCGGAGCATTCGGCAATCCGCGCCCAGTGCAGAGCCCACACCCACCGATCATGATCGGCGGCCGGGCGAGCGCCACCCTGCGCGTGGTGGCGGAGCACGCAAACCTGTGGAACATCCCGGGCGGCGGCGACATAGCGGACCTGGCCGCCCGGAGCCGGTTGCTGGACAAGTACTGCGCAGAGATCGGCCGCGACCCGGCGGAGATCACCCGATCGATCTTCCTCCCGGTGGATTACGAGCACCCGGAGACAACCCGGGCAAAGATCGCCGAGGCGGCGGACGCCGGGTTCGGGCACTTCGTGCTCGGGCTGGGGAATCCGTACCCCGAGGGGGTGGCGCAGTGGGTGGCGGATGAGCTGATCCGCAGGTAG
- a CDS encoding MarR family transcriptional regulator — protein sequence MNEDDDLGALCAGAGRSLAEAERPVLERHGLSMWQYVVLSALAAGAAPSQLVLAQQIHYDKTRLIALLDALEAGGLVARQPDPADRRARVVRLTPEGIRRYAAVRAGIREVEERKLAGLAPEARRVLRSALAHLANSP from the coding sequence GTGAACGAGGACGACGATCTCGGAGCCCTCTGCGCCGGGGCGGGCCGCAGCCTGGCCGAAGCCGAGCGGCCGGTGCTCGAGCGGCACGGCCTCTCGATGTGGCAGTACGTGGTGCTGTCGGCGCTGGCCGCCGGGGCGGCGCCGAGCCAGCTGGTGCTGGCCCAGCAGATCCACTACGACAAGACCCGGTTGATCGCCCTGCTCGACGCGCTCGAAGCGGGGGGACTGGTGGCCCGTCAGCCGGACCCGGCCGACCGCCGCGCGCGGGTGGTCCGGCTGACGCCGGAGGGGATCCGGCGGTACGCGGCGGTCCGGGCCGGGATCCGCGAGGTGGAGGAGCGGAAGCTGGCCGGTCTGGCCCCGGAAGCCCGGCGGGTGCTGCGGTCGGCCTTAGCCCACCTGGCCAACTCGCCCTGA
- a CDS encoding SRPBCC family protein, giving the protein MTPTTLGRAETRSISIATPPERVVEYLADPRHLPDWAPGFATAVDHDHDDIWRVHTESGPQRVAVRVAAEHGVVDVVSADAPNLGLFTRVVPNLTGAELIFSLFFPDGTDPSAVDAQMAVVGEELRAVRERVESGR; this is encoded by the coding sequence ATGACACCCACGACTCTCGGACGCGCCGAAACCCGTTCCATCTCCATCGCCACCCCGCCGGAGCGGGTCGTCGAATACCTGGCCGATCCTCGTCACCTCCCTGACTGGGCGCCTGGCTTCGCCACCGCGGTCGACCACGACCACGACGACATCTGGCGCGTCCACACCGAAAGCGGCCCGCAGCGGGTCGCCGTGCGGGTCGCGGCCGAGCACGGCGTCGTCGACGTCGTCAGCGCCGACGCCCCGAACCTCGGCCTGTTCACCCGCGTCGTGCCGAACCTGACCGGCGCCGAACTGATCTTCAGCCTGTTCTTCCCCGACGGCACCGACCCGTCGGCGGTCGACGCGCAGATGGCGGTCGTCGGCGAGGAGCTGCGAGCCGTGCGCGAGCGCGTCGAGAGCGGCCGGTGA
- a CDS encoding class I SAM-dependent methyltransferase, whose product MNRGVRSVDDLLRLLDGLFDDRSTSDWWDRFYTDRDRPVPFFVSLPDENLDGWLRDGPLRGGRALELGCGPGRNALRLAAAGYEVDAIDLSPTAIAWARERAGETPGVRFHCADIFAVELPHETYDLVYDSGCLHHLAPHRRISYLALLDRRLAPGGHFGLTCFAAGTGDANSGVEIPDAQLYRDGSLHGGLAYDPDDLRRLFGSYTEVELRAMNGEPADGLFGVPFLLTGLFSR is encoded by the coding sequence GTGAACCGGGGCGTCCGCTCCGTCGACGACCTGCTGCGCCTGCTCGACGGCCTGTTCGACGACCGCTCCACCTCGGACTGGTGGGACCGCTTCTACACCGACCGCGACCGGCCCGTCCCGTTCTTCGTCAGTCTCCCCGACGAAAACCTCGACGGCTGGCTCCGCGACGGCCCTCTCCGCGGCGGCCGCGCCTTAGAACTCGGCTGCGGGCCAGGCCGCAACGCACTCCGGCTCGCGGCCGCAGGCTACGAAGTGGACGCCATCGACCTCTCGCCCACCGCGATCGCCTGGGCGCGGGAACGCGCGGGCGAAACCCCCGGCGTCCGCTTCCACTGCGCGGACATCTTCGCGGTGGAGCTGCCGCACGAAACCTACGACCTCGTCTACGACTCCGGCTGTCTGCACCACCTGGCCCCGCACCGGCGGATCAGCTACCTGGCCCTCCTCGACCGCCGGCTCGCGCCGGGCGGCCACTTCGGCCTCACCTGCTTCGCCGCGGGCACCGGCGACGCGAACTCGGGCGTCGAGATCCCTGACGCCCAGCTCTACCGCGACGGCAGCCTTCACGGCGGTCTCGCCTACGACCCGGACGACCTGCGCCGGCTGTTCGGCAGCTACACCGAAGTCGAACTGCGCGCCATGAACGGCGAACCGGCCGACGGCCTGTTCGGCGTGCCCTTCCTCCTCACCGGCCTCTTCAGCCGATGA
- a CDS encoding cellulose binding domain-containing protein: MTARRLRWAAWPVIAVLAGAVPAAGTAGAATTPAATVTVNARAGLATVPDTGIGINHAVWDSQLGTDEVADLFGAAGVRTMRYPGGSYGDIYHWKDNTAPGGYVAPNTDFDTFMGGVRRAGAQPIIIANYGTGTPEEAADWVRYANVTKGYGVKYWEIGNELYGNGHYGANWEADNHADKSPAAYANGVVAYADAMKAADPGVKIGAVLTTPANWPDGIVGSGDTATWNQTVLSIAGPHIDFVILHWYPSGSTASEALAKPEQITDMIYLARDQITRYAGANSGRIGISMTETNTPVGMDTQPGALFAADTYSSLLENGVFTVDWWDTHNGGTKLSTVAGYPDYGDSGLLSSATCLEGGACEPALNTPFAPYYGLKMLSTFAHPGDQYVRAAADDPLVGAHAVRRPNGDLAVLLLNKDPDQARTVTLDYAGYTPAAAAPQVFTLTNGATAISSATAGTSTSQTLPPYSLTTVVLHPAAAASGGPGTPGQPAGTATDRTATISWPAAAPGAHPIAKYEVYRQVGTTSEQWGETTGTSLDVGNLVPGSRHTVNVLARDTAGNVSAASPPLTLTTGAPSASSCTVRMTDVTDWASGFVGGIHVTATGVVGDWTLTFGWPTARQRLTGGWSGTWAQNGTTVTVSSSAPPAAGVDVGFTADYSGPNILPTAFTLNGVLCAVG; the protein is encoded by the coding sequence ATGACAGCTCGACGTCTGCGCTGGGCAGCGTGGCCGGTGATCGCCGTGCTCGCCGGGGCGGTGCCGGCCGCCGGCACCGCCGGGGCGGCGACCACGCCCGCGGCGACCGTCACCGTCAACGCCCGAGCCGGGCTGGCCACCGTGCCGGACACCGGGATCGGCATCAACCACGCGGTCTGGGACAGCCAGCTGGGGACCGACGAGGTGGCCGACCTGTTCGGCGCCGCCGGTGTCCGCACGATGCGGTACCCCGGTGGTTCCTACGGCGACATCTACCACTGGAAGGACAACACCGCGCCGGGCGGGTACGTGGCGCCGAACACCGATTTCGACACCTTCATGGGCGGGGTGCGCCGAGCCGGCGCCCAGCCGATCATCATCGCCAACTACGGCACCGGCACGCCCGAGGAAGCCGCGGACTGGGTGCGGTACGCCAACGTGACCAAGGGTTACGGCGTCAAGTACTGGGAAATCGGCAACGAGCTGTACGGCAACGGGCACTACGGGGCGAACTGGGAAGCCGACAACCACGCCGACAAGAGCCCTGCCGCCTACGCCAACGGAGTGGTCGCCTACGCCGACGCCATGAAGGCCGCCGATCCGGGCGTCAAGATCGGCGCCGTGCTGACGACCCCGGCGAACTGGCCGGACGGCATCGTCGGCTCGGGGGACACGGCCACCTGGAACCAGACCGTGCTGTCGATCGCCGGCCCGCACATCGACTTCGTCATCCTGCACTGGTACCCCAGCGGCTCGACGGCGTCGGAAGCCCTCGCCAAGCCGGAGCAGATCACCGACATGATCTACCTGGCGCGCGACCAGATCACGCGGTACGCGGGCGCGAACTCCGGCCGGATCGGCATCTCGATGACCGAAACGAACACGCCGGTCGGCATGGACACCCAGCCCGGCGCCCTGTTCGCCGCCGACACCTACAGCTCGCTGCTGGAGAACGGTGTGTTCACCGTCGACTGGTGGGACACGCACAACGGCGGGACGAAACTGTCCACTGTGGCCGGTTACCCGGACTACGGCGACTCCGGCCTGCTCTCCAGCGCGACCTGCCTCGAGGGCGGCGCCTGCGAGCCCGCGCTCAACACGCCGTTCGCGCCCTACTACGGCCTGAAGATGCTGAGCACCTTCGCGCACCCCGGCGACCAGTACGTCCGGGCCGCCGCGGACGACCCGCTCGTCGGCGCGCACGCCGTCCGGCGGCCGAACGGCGACCTCGCCGTGCTGCTGCTCAACAAGGACCCCGACCAGGCCAGGACGGTGACCCTGGACTACGCGGGCTACACGCCGGCCGCGGCCGCGCCTCAGGTGTTCACCTTGACCAACGGCGCGACGGCGATCAGCAGCGCCACGGCCGGGACGAGCACTTCCCAGACGCTGCCGCCGTATTCGCTCACCACCGTGGTGCTGCACCCGGCGGCCGCCGCGTCCGGCGGACCCGGGACGCCCGGGCAGCCGGCCGGGACGGCGACCGACCGGACCGCGACGATCAGCTGGCCCGCAGCCGCGCCCGGCGCCCACCCGATCGCGAAGTACGAGGTTTACCGGCAGGTCGGCACCACCAGTGAACAGTGGGGCGAGACGACCGGGACGTCGCTCGACGTCGGGAACCTCGTGCCGGGCAGCCGGCACACGGTCAACGTCCTGGCGCGCGACACGGCCGGGAACGTGTCCGCGGCCTCCCCGCCGCTGACGCTCACGACCGGCGCGCCGTCGGCGAGCAGCTGCACGGTCCGGATGACCGACGTGACCGACTGGGCGAGCGGCTTCGTCGGCGGCATCCACGTCACCGCCACCGGCGTGGTGGGGGACTGGACCCTGACGTTCGGCTGGCCGACCGCGCGGCAGCGGCTCACCGGCGGCTGGAGCGGCACCTGGGCCCAGAACGGCACGACGGTGACGGTCTCGTCATCGGCCCCACCGGCGGCGGGGGTGGACGTCGGGTTCACCGCCGATTACAGCGGGCCGAACATCCTGCCGACGGCGTTCACCCTCAACGGTGTGCTCTGCGCGGTGGGCTGA